The Primulina huaijiensis isolate GDHJ02 chromosome 6, ASM1229523v2, whole genome shotgun sequence genomic sequence ATTTTCATCCTTGTTCTTTGGAAGCTCTGGAACAAAGTATGTTAAACTATCTTGCTATGCTTACCGTTGAATTCTTGTTCTAGTTTCCTTGTCTTGCCGTGAATTTGTTGAATCTAGcactaattatatattaagatAGATAATTACTATGCTGATGCCAGGATGTTGAGTGTTAAATTAGATATAAAATCTATCACTGTGTCTCCTTAAAATAAACGGGTATAGTATGTTATTTTGATGCTTCTTTGGTTATGTGGCTTATATCTTGGATCCAGGATTCGGTGGATTAACTCTCATCCAGAACGTAGTGAACAAAGCACAATTTGTCTCTGGTATCCAATTTAGGAAAATGACGTCAGAAAGTTTGAACTCTGAGCTGTTGAAGAAATATGGTTCTCTGAAACTGTGGGTTTTGATAGGAATATGTGTTGGAGCTTTTATAGTTCTAATCCTTGGCATCTTATCTATATGGGTCATGTTTCGGAGAAAATCTCAAAGAAAAGGGGACAATAATTCTCTCTCACAAATCCCTTTTATTTCGAAAGACATACGGGTTGATAGAGTGGGGGAACAAAGTATGCGTGATCACCATGATTGTGTATCCTTAACGGTAAATGATAAATCAAGTGATAAGAACTCAGAAAAGACGCTAGTTTATTTGGGAAGAAGTAAATCAAGTGATGTTGATAACATCAGCCAGTGTAGTTCGATGTATCATCATGAAAGAGCATATAGTTCTCAGTCCGGAGAGGAAGGAAGTTCTGGGAATGCCATTAAACAATCTTTATCACCATATGGACTTGCAATGGCATCTCCTTTAGTTGGTTTGCCGGAAGCATCTCATCTTGGGTGGGGCCATTGGTTCACACTTAGAGATCTTGAAAGTGCGACAAACCGCTTCTCTGCGGAGTATGTTATCGGGGAAGGTGGTTATGGGGTTGTTTATCGAGGAAGATTGGTCAATGGGACGGAGGTAGCAGTCAAGAAACTTCTTAACAATCTGTGAGTATGACATGCTTCCAACTTCACTGAAAATTTGAACATTTGATCGCAAAGCTTCCATCGTTACCATGTTTGAATACCAAATTGTGTTGCAGGGGCCAAGCGGAGAAAGAATTTAGAGTTGAAGTAGAAGCCATTGGCCATGTTCGACATAAGAATCTTGCGCGGCTTCTTGGCTACTGTATAGAAGGGGTTCACAGGTTAGTTTTCTTTCTGGCATAGATTTTTTATCCCCTTTTTACGGTCGACCTTTGTCTTATTTACTTGAGATGTTTCTTCTGTGTAGGATGCTTGTGTATGAGTATGTAAATAACGGCAACTTGGAACAATGGCTTCATGGGGCGATGAGACAACAAGGTACACTCACTTGGGAGGACCGAATGAAGGTTATGCTCTGTACTGCAACAGCGTAAGTAGACCATCTGGACGTTAAAACAATTACTAATCTGTTAAATTTGTTATGCTCTCAACTTGAATTATGCTAACGTGAATCTCATTGGTGACTTCTATGTCGGTATAAAGCTACATGGAATGAAGAAGAATCATTCACCTTCTAAATATCAACTCATGTTGCTTTTTCAGGCTTGCTTATTTACATGAAGCTATTGAACCAAAAGTTATTCACCGTGACATAAAATCTAGCAATATCTTGATCGATGATCAATTCAATGCTAAGATTTCTGACTTTGGTTTGGCTAAGTTGTTGGGATCTGGGGAAAGCCACGTAACAACAAGGGTGATGGGAACATTCGGGTATACACACTACTTAGTTTCCTTTCATTTGATTCTATTTCTAATTATATTTCCCATGGATTTACCATGAAAACTGAACTTTTGAATTTTAGCTACGTTGCTCCAGAATATGCAAATAGTGGCTTGTTGAATGAAAAGAGCGATGTTTATAGTTTCGGTGTTCTGCTACTGGAAACTATTACAGGAAGAGATCCAGTGGATTATGGACGTCCCGCAAATGAGGTAATTAATCTACATCAGTTGTCATTTGTTGAGATACTAAGTATGTTTGTAAATAAGTTCCGGATGTCTATGTCACAGGTTAATCTTGTTGAATGGCTTAAAATGATGGTAGGGAGCAGGAGAGCAGAGGAAGTTGTGGACTCTAGTCTTGAACCAGGGCCCTCGATACGTGCCTTGAAACGTACACTTCTTGTTGCTCTTAGGTGTGTTGATCCAGATTCGGAGAAACGGCCCAAAATGAGCCAGGTTGTGCGGATGCTGGAAGCGGATGAGTTCCCTTACCGTGAGGTGAGTTTTATCCACGATTTTTCATACACGTCAAAGAGTAAAGATCGCAAAATTAAGCTGAAACTTATTCTTACCTTCACTGAAATAGTGGTCCCCTGAAATCCTAACCATCTATGTGAAACCTTCCAATTTTTGTCACTTGCAGGATCGAAGAAATAAGAAAAGCAGAACAACTAGCATGGACGTTGAATCCATGAAAGATAGTTGCGATTCATCTAACACAGAAAGGAAGGTAGAAAAGTCAGAGCCACACATCTGAGCCTACCAATGGATAGAACTGACAAACTGATGCCATTCAAGGTTCTCACCAATTTGATTTTAGAGCTTTGTGACTATGATATTCACATTTTTGGTAAACTTAGATCTCAGTCTGTTTACAAAGATGGAAATCTTGAGAAATTGATAGCTCTCTTGTCATCTCACTAGTCATGAAAATGCTCTAGAGGGTGGGAGGGGAGCTTGTACAGGTGTTTGGTCGATCAATGGACCTTTTTCATCAACATTATGATCATCAGTTCGTGTTTACGCTACATGTTATATGAGTTTTTCTTGTCTGTCATCATACAAGAATTATCTTATTCACAGTTAAATACCCACTCAGGGGAATAGTACCCTAGAGTGTAGCTAATCTTTTAGCTATATATGTATGATGAAATATGTGTCATATAAAAGATAATATGAGATTCACGGGCTATTGGACATCAGTGCTGAATGATCGTTTCGTATTTCACTTGAACACATTACTTTCCTTTGAATACCCCCTTAAAAAGACCAGTACCACTTGGCAACCTTCTCCATTTTCACCTGTCCTGTTCCCTTTAGTATCTATGCATGTTGGTTCCCT encodes the following:
- the LOC140979433 gene encoding probable receptor-like protein kinase At2g42960, which encodes MTSESLNSELLKKYGSLKLWVLIGICVGAFIVLILGILSIWVMFRRKSQRKGDNNSLSQIPFISKDIRVDRVGEQSMRDHHDCVSLTVNDKSSDKNSEKTLVYLGRSKSSDVDNISQCSSMYHHERAYSSQSGEEGSSGNAIKQSLSPYGLAMASPLVGLPEASHLGWGHWFTLRDLESATNRFSAEYVIGEGGYGVVYRGRLVNGTEVAVKKLLNNLGQAEKEFRVEVEAIGHVRHKNLARLLGYCIEGVHRMLVYEYVNNGNLEQWLHGAMRQQGTLTWEDRMKVMLCTATALAYLHEAIEPKVIHRDIKSSNILIDDQFNAKISDFGLAKLLGSGESHVTTRVMGTFGYVAPEYANSGLLNEKSDVYSFGVLLLETITGRDPVDYGRPANEVNLVEWLKMMVGSRRAEEVVDSSLEPGPSIRALKRTLLVALRCVDPDSEKRPKMSQVVRMLEADEFPYREDRRNKKSRTTSMDVESMKDSCDSSNTERKVEKSEPHI